In Rhodoferax sediminis, the sequence GCAGCCGCAGCAGGCGGGACCTGGCCTCGTCGCGCAGCGCCAGCACGCGCGGGTGTTCCTGCCACTGCCGGATGCGCTCGCGAAAACGCTCGGGCATTTGCGCCAGCAGGTCCTCCAGTTCGGGCGTGGCCGCCCTGGCGCCGCCGTGGCAGCCGCGGCAGGTCCTTTCGCCGGCGCCGCCCAGGAGCGTGTCGAACTCCTGCGCCACCAGCTCGCGGTGCATGTCGAGATCGCTCAGGAACGGGCATACGCTGGCATAGCCCAGGGTGTGGGCGATCCAGGCCAGGTCGTCGTCGCGGGTCGGCAGCACATGCGTCTGCTGATCTTCCAGGTACTGGATGCGGTGCTCCACGCGGCGCAGGAATTCGTAGGCGCCGGAGAGCGCGTCAGCGGTGGCCTGCGGCATCAGTCCGGCCTGCGCCACGCGCTGCAGAGCGTCCTGCGTGGGGCGCGTGCGCAGCTCGGGAAACTGGCCGCCGCGCACCACCTGCAGCAGTTGCACGGTGAACTCGATCTCGCGAATGCCGCCGCGTGAGAGCTTCACATCGTTGGCGCGCTCGGGATGGCCGGCGCTGCGCTTGGCCGCGTGCTCGCGAATCTGGCGGTGCAGGATGCGCAGCGCATCGAACACGTTGTAGTCCAGGTAGCGCCGGAACACAAAGGGCAGTACCACGCCGCGCAGCGCCTGCGCCGAGCGGTTTTCAATCGCGGCGCGGGGCGCCACCACGCGGCTTTTCAGCCAGGCAAAGCGCTCCCACTCGCGCCCCTGCGCCTGCAGGTAGTCCTCCAGCGCGCCGAGCGAGACGGCCGAGGGGCCCGAATTGCCGTGCGGGCGCAGCGCCAGGTCCACGCGAAATACCAGGCCGTGCTCGGTGGTTTCGCCGATCAGCCCGTAGATGATCTTCACCGCCTTGGCGAAATACTCGTGATTCGACAGGCGGTTGCGGCCTTGTTCGATGCCGGCGCTCTCGCCATCGTGGTCATAGACGTAGATCAGGTCGATGTCGCTCGACACATTGAGTTCGCGCGCGCCGAGCTTGCCCATGCCCACGACCCACATTTGTGCGCGCCCGCCATTCGGCGCCAGCGGCGCGCCGTGGCGCGCATCGAGCTCGGCGAAGGCCTGCGTGCAGGCCGCATCGAGCGCCAGCTCCGCCAGTTCGGTGACGGCACGCGTGACCACGGCCAGGGGCGCCTGCTGGTCGCAGTCGAGCGTGATCAGGCGCTCCAGCACCAGTTGGCGCAGCACGCGCAGCGCGGCACCGCACGCCAGGCCTTGGGCCTGCAAGGCCGCCAGTGCCTGGCGCATGCCGGCGCGTTCCGGCGCGCCCGCGGGCAGCAAGGGCAACTGGCTCTCGTAGCGCCGGTGCAGGCGCTGCAGGAAGCGCGAATGCATTGAGAGCAGTGCGGGGGCGCCGGCTGCGGCGTTTAACAAAACTTCACCCCCCGGTGCTGAACCCACAGAGCTGCTGCGGGTCATAATTCCTGCCACGTCCTGATGCCTGATGAATGAACTGACACCCTCCCCCTCGCGGCGGCTCCGAGCCTTCTCTGTTGCAGTGCAATGGGTGTTGTGGTTGTTGCTGGGTGCATGGCTGTTGCTGGGGCTGGCCTGGGGCGGGCTGCACGGCTGGATTGTGCCGCGAATCGGCGAGTTTCGCCCGATGCTTGAAATACAGGCCAGCAAGGCACTGGGGGTACCGGTGCGCATCGGCGCCATCAGCGCGCAATCCACCGGCATGATCCCCTCGTTCGAGCTGCGCGACGTGACCCTGCTGGACGGCGCCGGCCGGGTGGCGCTGCGGCTGCCGCGCGTGCTGGCCGCGCTGTCGCCGCGCTCGCTCTTAAAGCTGGGCTTCGAGCAGTTGTACATCGACCGGCCGGAGCTCGACATCCGCCGCACCGCGGACGGGAAAATCCTGGTCGGCGGGCTGGACTTCTCCAGCACCACCAGCCACGACACTCGTGCGCTCGACTGGTTTTTTTCGCAAACCGAGTTTGTGATTCACGACGGCCTGCTGCGCTGGAGCGATGAGCAGCGCGGCGCGCCGCCGCTGGTGCTCAAGCAGCTCGATTTCGTGCTGCGCAACAAGGCACGCAGCCACGCCATGCGTATCGACGCCACACCGCCGCCGCAGTGGGGCGAACGCTTTCACCTGGCAGCGCTGCTGCGCCAGCCGCTCCTGGCCCGCCACAGCGGGCAATGGCAGCAGTGGGTCGGGCAGGTGTACGCCGACTTCGCGCGCGTCGATCTGGCGCAGTTGCACAGCTACGCCGATCTGCCGGATCTCACGGTGGAGCGCGGCAACGGCGCGGTGCGGGCGTGGGCCGACGTGAGCCATGGGCGGTTTACCGGCGGCACCTTCGATGTGGCGCT encodes:
- the glnE gene encoding bifunctional [glutamate--ammonia ligase]-adenylyl-L-tyrosine phosphorylase/[glutamate--ammonia-ligase] adenylyltransferase, with translation MHSRFLQRLHRRYESQLPLLPAGAPERAGMRQALAALQAQGLACGAALRVLRQLVLERLITLDCDQQAPLAVVTRAVTELAELALDAACTQAFAELDARHGAPLAPNGGRAQMWVVGMGKLGARELNVSSDIDLIYVYDHDGESAGIEQGRNRLSNHEYFAKAVKIIYGLIGETTEHGLVFRVDLALRPHGNSGPSAVSLGALEDYLQAQGREWERFAWLKSRVVAPRAAIENRSAQALRGVVLPFVFRRYLDYNVFDALRILHRQIREHAAKRSAGHPERANDVKLSRGGIREIEFTVQLLQVVRGGQFPELRTRPTQDALQRVAQAGLMPQATADALSGAYEFLRRVEHRIQYLEDQQTHVLPTRDDDLAWIAHTLGYASVCPFLSDLDMHRELVAQEFDTLLGGAGERTCRGCHGGARAATPELEDLLAQMPERFRERIRQWQEHPRVLALRDEARSRLLRLLERTAQWLAQGTVVEDGAVRLADWIEPLLRRESYLALLLERPQVHERLLRLLGAARWPARYLVQHPGVIDELANDSMLAERFAPAEFEQELEQRRSALARTKEDDDETLLNLLRRAHHAEVFRTLARDVEGRITVEQVADDLSALADSVLRVTVRWCWQRLKNRHREEPLFAIIGYGKLGGKELGYGSDLDIVFVYEDADERAPEAYAALVRKLINWLSVKTGEGDLFEIDTALRPNGNSGLLVTSFEAYANYQQQRGSNTAWTWEHQAMTRARFVLGEDTLRARFDAVREAVVTAPRDAGALRGEIVAMRDKVRAARPVKGDRFDVKHSAGGMVDAEFAVQFLVLSQSRQHPELRPNVGNIALLQRAEACGLLARGIGEAAARAYRELRRVQHRARLNEEPTQVSPPALQAERDAVLALWAAVFG